A genomic region of Trichothermofontia sichuanensis B231 contains the following coding sequences:
- a CDS encoding adenylate/guanylate cyclase domain-containing protein — MCSSFHVSPPPSSNPRQRRLVGSRWDAFSREFVSNSGYFLVLKSLADLSVEGWRYYLTHAPEYLLVFASVLQTAYLSQPRANRFWGNLIGVTLYTLLDLGHDGLGFFQDLSHQVFWITSLAIALCQEVRSRWAATTSSWLIPLESVIRALMLPAFYLVVRLGANATLSEVAQTATLPPTGKFLVSSIILIGWLLGLQMLQITRQQQELHQTAQTLKHLAEWGIGHYAVHKAVNDPEALALTLRDRSILFMDIREFTHWCEQQTPKQVAQLLNQYYQAVEPAAASQSPIRISITADEVMAIYATPEQALAAAQLMQQRAIQVLTPYRLGAGCAVHCGDVIEGLFGSDEARSYTVIGDVVNTAKRLEGCTPAGAITISDACYQRLHPRPLAQPLPPLQMKGKQQEVHAWQLQLLADDR; from the coding sequence ATGTGTAGTTCCTTCCACGTATCCCCGCCCCCCTCGTCTAACCCTCGCCAACGACGGCTAGTGGGGTCCCGCTGGGATGCCTTTAGTCGGGAGTTTGTGTCCAACAGTGGCTATTTTCTGGTGCTCAAAAGTCTAGCGGATCTGAGTGTGGAAGGATGGCGCTATTACTTGACCCATGCTCCGGAGTACCTGCTCGTTTTTGCAAGCGTTCTTCAAACTGCGTATCTTTCCCAGCCCAGGGCAAATCGATTTTGGGGCAACCTGATTGGTGTGACGCTCTATACTCTTTTAGACCTGGGGCATGATGGCCTGGGTTTTTTTCAGGACCTGAGCCATCAGGTGTTCTGGATCACTTCTCTGGCGATCGCCCTGTGTCAGGAGGTGCGATCGCGGTGGGCGGCAACCACCTCCAGTTGGCTCATTCCCCTGGAAAGTGTGATCCGGGCCTTAATGTTGCCTGCATTCTATCTAGTGGTACGCCTAGGGGCTAATGCCACACTGTCCGAAGTTGCGCAAACAGCAACTTTGCCTCCGACCGGGAAGTTTCTGGTCAGCAGCATAATCCTGATTGGCTGGTTACTGGGTCTGCAAATGCTCCAGATTACTCGGCAGCAGCAAGAACTCCATCAAACTGCCCAAACCCTTAAACACTTAGCCGAGTGGGGGATAGGACACTATGCAGTACATAAGGCTGTGAACGATCCAGAAGCTCTTGCCTTGACCCTACGCGATCGCAGTATCCTGTTCATGGATATTCGAGAGTTTACCCACTGGTGTGAGCAGCAAACTCCTAAGCAAGTGGCCCAACTCCTTAACCAGTATTACCAAGCGGTAGAACCGGCGGCTGCCAGCCAATCACCCATTCGCATCAGCATCACCGCTGATGAAGTGATGGCCATTTATGCCACACCAGAACAGGCACTGGCTGCTGCCCAGCTCATGCAACAACGCGCGATACAAGTCTTGACACCCTACCGTTTGGGAGCCGGGTGTGCTGTGCACTGTGGTGACGTGATTGAAGGGCTGTTTGGCAGCGATGAAGCGCGTAGCTATACAGTCATTGGCGATGTGGTCAATACGGCTAAACGTTTGGAAGGGTGTACCCCGGCAGGCGCGATTACGATTTCCGATGCCTGCTACCAGCGCCTCCACCCCCGCCCGCTCGCCCAACCCCTGCCGCCTCTCCAGATGAAGGGCAAACAGCAGGAGGTGCACGCATGGCAACTCCAACTGCTGGCGGATGACCGATGA
- a CDS encoding glycosyltransferase family 4 protein yields MRILFLHPNFPAQFRHVARALAANPQNQVIFGTKNERPEWVIPGVQKALFVPSQAPNPQIHHYLRNLEEAVLNGQAVYRMADQLKKQGFVPDIVYGHSGWGPTLFAKDIFPQAKLMCYFEWFYHAFGSDASFDPNDPLSVDDVPRIRMRNTPILVDLYSCDWGLTPTYWQRSQLPPEFHPKISVLHDGVDTEYFQPNPNAKLVLPEVGLDLSGAEEIVTYVARGMEPYRGFPQFIESLPYLLERRPQCQVVIVAAERVCYGKSLPNGKSYKQEMLERVPLDLSRVHFTGSLPYGQYLQVLQASSVHVYLTRPFVLSWSMIEAMSVGCLIVGSNTPPVQEVIEDGKNGLLVDFFKPKQIADRVCEVLDHPTRMAELRANARQTVLERYNLADLLPQHLALIETVANGGTPGVTEAPKPLKVSKPTPKAPKGFAELRKQ; encoded by the coding sequence ATGCGTATTCTATTTCTTCACCCCAACTTTCCAGCCCAGTTTCGCCATGTGGCACGGGCGCTGGCTGCGAATCCTCAAAATCAGGTGATCTTTGGGACCAAAAACGAGCGGCCTGAGTGGGTGATTCCTGGTGTTCAAAAGGCCCTCTTTGTTCCCTCGCAGGCACCCAATCCCCAAATTCACCACTACCTCCGGAACCTGGAGGAAGCTGTTTTAAATGGACAGGCTGTGTATCGCATGGCGGATCAGCTTAAGAAACAGGGATTTGTGCCCGATATTGTCTACGGCCATTCTGGCTGGGGACCGACTTTGTTTGCTAAGGATATTTTTCCCCAGGCAAAGTTAATGTGTTATTTCGAGTGGTTCTACCACGCCTTTGGCTCCGATGCCAGTTTTGACCCCAACGACCCCCTGAGTGTGGATGATGTCCCCCGGATTCGGATGCGCAATACGCCGATTCTGGTTGATCTGTATAGCTGTGACTGGGGTCTGACTCCCACCTATTGGCAGCGATCGCAACTGCCACCAGAATTTCATCCCAAGATATCAGTCCTGCATGATGGGGTCGATACCGAGTATTTTCAGCCTAATCCCAATGCTAAGCTGGTGCTCCCCGAAGTGGGCTTGGACCTTTCCGGTGCGGAGGAGATTGTTACCTATGTTGCACGGGGGATGGAACCCTACCGGGGGTTCCCGCAGTTTATTGAATCCTTACCCTATCTGTTGGAGCGTCGGCCCCAGTGCCAGGTCGTTATCGTGGCAGCGGAACGGGTGTGCTATGGCAAGTCTCTGCCCAATGGTAAGAGTTACAAACAAGAAATGCTAGAGCGCGTTCCGTTAGATCTGTCCAGAGTCCATTTCACGGGGTCATTGCCCTATGGACAATACCTCCAAGTCCTCCAAGCCTCCAGTGTCCATGTCTATTTGACTCGCCCGTTTGTGCTCTCTTGGTCGATGATTGAAGCCATGTCGGTCGGGTGCCTGATCGTGGGGTCGAATACCCCCCCAGTCCAGGAGGTGATCGAAGATGGCAAGAATGGTCTACTGGTGGACTTTTTCAAGCCCAAACAAATCGCTGATCGCGTCTGTGAAGTCCTGGATCACCCCACGCGCATGGCGGAACTCCGGGCCAATGCCCGGCAGACTGTCCTAGAACGTTATAACCTCGCTGATTTATTGCCCCAACACCTGGCGCTGATTGAAACGGTGGCCAATGGCGGCACCCCTGGCGTGACGGAGGCTCCGAAACCGCTAAAGGTCTCGAAACCGACGCCCAAAGCCCCCAAGGGGTTTGCGGAACTGCGTAAGCAGTAA
- the hisF gene encoding imidazole glycerol phosphate synthase subunit HisF: MLAKRILPCLDVKAGRVVKGVNFVNLRDAGDPVELAKVYDEAGADELVFLDITATHEDRNIIFDVVYRTAEQVFIPLTVGGGIQDLETIKHLLRAGADKVSINSSAVRNPDFINEASQRFGNQCIVVAIDARRRPDPTQAGWDVYVRGGRDNTGLDAVAWAEEVAQRGAGEILLTSMDADGTQAGYDLELTRSIAERVEIPVIASGGAGTCEHISAALTAGKAEAALLASLLHYGQLTVAQIKQHLQACNIPVRLT, translated from the coding sequence ATGTTGGCAAAACGCATTTTGCCTTGTTTGGATGTCAAGGCAGGTCGAGTGGTCAAGGGGGTTAACTTTGTGAATCTGCGCGATGCCGGTGATCCAGTAGAACTGGCTAAGGTTTACGACGAGGCCGGAGCGGATGAACTGGTCTTCCTGGATATCACGGCAACCCATGAGGATCGCAACATTATTTTTGATGTGGTCTATCGCACGGCAGAGCAGGTGTTCATTCCCCTTACAGTTGGGGGCGGCATTCAGGACCTCGAGACGATTAAACACTTACTGCGGGCAGGTGCGGATAAGGTCAGTATCAATTCCTCGGCGGTGCGGAATCCAGACTTTATCAATGAGGCGAGCCAGCGGTTTGGCAACCAGTGTATTGTGGTGGCGATCGATGCCCGGCGGCGGCCTGATCCCACCCAAGCCGGTTGGGATGTGTACGTGCGAGGGGGACGCGACAATACGGGACTAGATGCGGTGGCCTGGGCGGAGGAGGTCGCTCAACGGGGGGCGGGCGAAATTTTGTTAACCAGTATGGATGCGGATGGGACCCAGGCCGGCTATGACCTGGAACTGACCCGCTCGATCGCTGAGCGGGTTGAAATCCCAGTGATTGCCTCTGGGGGGGCTGGCACCTGTGAACACATTAGTGCGGCCCTGACGGCGGGAAAGGCTGAAGCGGCCCTGCTGGCCTCGTTGTTACATTACGGACAGTTAACGGTCGCTCAGATTAAGCAACATCTGCAAGCGTGTAATATCCCGGTGCGCTTGACCTGA
- a CDS encoding M23 family metallopeptidase, which translates to MKTKIKYYTLALTAFLLTARFGPSTVPAMADALEIYQAIQATSEYKNPVLGTTIRYPKNLKVVEDKTQSRTWGFTLIDPSGQPHFQETSNEQHPVLRVSVILEPNVTEPEQAAQSLLRSFPGVSIQQQAITIGGESAQALSSVPGEHPATYIFLKNNGKVYEIISYDDLDHQGESLLSSLTFETPQTSVESLHLPSWTEPPLRTEIPGQPDEKDVPVKKEPEKTRLAPVSLALKALLPEANPMKFLNSDLGGTNALGESVINPSVSGGVQVAAAFGCADWPSWKFIQTPFSSTANGNGWSKAGPAYYGENMHKNCNSSNRLNDYHALDFPLRNGDIIYPPAAGRVIYAGWAAPGWGSLGRIVVVDLGDGYWSLSAHLSSINVSPGQTVGISTVIGRAGGSGYYRDNAWSIHLHQGIYRNARLFRDSAGRVGIYGGQSVEMHNVRYFRNGGGAYQNIYRGQSLSW; encoded by the coding sequence ATGAAGACAAAAATCAAGTATTATACTCTGGCCCTTACAGCATTTTTGCTAACTGCTCGTTTTGGCCCTAGTACTGTTCCTGCAATGGCAGATGCCTTGGAAATCTATCAAGCTATCCAAGCAACATCTGAGTACAAGAATCCAGTTCTTGGCACGACGATTCGTTATCCGAAAAACTTGAAAGTTGTGGAAGACAAAACTCAGTCTAGAACCTGGGGATTCACACTGATTGATCCTAGTGGCCAGCCTCATTTCCAAGAGACATCCAATGAGCAGCATCCTGTTTTGCGAGTTAGCGTGATTCTGGAACCTAATGTCACAGAACCTGAACAGGCTGCCCAATCACTCTTGCGCTCCTTCCCTGGTGTTTCCATCCAACAACAGGCTATTACTATTGGTGGGGAATCAGCACAAGCCCTATCGTCGGTACCAGGAGAACATCCTGCGACCTATATCTTCTTGAAAAACAATGGGAAGGTATATGAGATCATCTCTTACGATGATCTAGATCACCAGGGGGAATCCTTATTGAGTAGCCTTACTTTTGAGACACCTCAGACCTCGGTAGAATCTCTGCACCTTCCAAGCTGGACTGAGCCACCCCTCCGTACTGAAATTCCAGGACAGCCTGATGAGAAAGACGTTCCTGTCAAAAAAGAGCCAGAAAAAACACGGCTAGCGCCTGTTAGTCTGGCATTGAAAGCGCTACTGCCAGAAGCTAACCCAATGAAATTCTTGAATTCAGATTTGGGTGGAACTAATGCTCTAGGTGAATCTGTTATAAACCCATCTGTTTCTGGAGGCGTTCAGGTCGCTGCTGCTTTTGGATGTGCAGATTGGCCAAGTTGGAAGTTTATCCAAACACCATTCTCTTCCACAGCTAACGGTAATGGTTGGTCTAAAGCTGGTCCAGCTTACTATGGCGAAAATATGCACAAAAATTGCAACTCATCTAACCGACTTAACGATTATCATGCGCTTGACTTTCCCCTGAGGAATGGAGATATTATCTATCCTCCTGCTGCAGGTAGAGTCATCTATGCTGGTTGGGCTGCACCAGGTTGGGGCTCACTAGGACGTATCGTTGTTGTTGATTTAGGCGATGGGTATTGGAGTCTTTCGGCTCATCTTAGCAGTATTAATGTCTCACCTGGACAAACAGTTGGAATCAGTACAGTGATTGGTCGGGCTGGGGGGAGTGGCTACTATCGTGATAATGCTTGGAGTATACACTTACACCAGGGTATTTATCGCAATGCTAGGCTTTTCCGCGACTCAGCCGGTCGAGTAGGGATTTATGGCGGCCAGAGCGTTGAAATGCACAATGTTCGCTATTTTCGGAATGGTGGAGGGGCGTACCAAAATATTTATCGTGGGCAGTCTCTTAGTTGGTAA
- a CDS encoding GspE/PulE family protein, translated as MPPVLPLLLWRNCYYLGSPVTLSADEVQKLKDRTGSEIKIIPISLKSYQTWFQLQHLDSSCISTTTAINPLSSEADSEDISEIAKFTLSKATDQLERIKTILSSALRNRASDIHLEPTSDGLRIRYRIDGVLRDITTLPSDIGRRVVVALKVMSNLDIAESRRPQDGRIRENYQTENGAGVGLDMRVSTLPCIGGEKVVIRLLPQENPFTDIDSLGFSHQSLEVYKSWLKQPQGMIIFTGPTGSGKTSTLYTSLQSVATESLNVTTVEDPVEYVLSGITQTQVHEAAGMTFAAGLRAILRQDPDVIMVGEVRDPETAETAVRAALTGHLVLTTMHTNDAVSAIPRLKDIGPDPGLVSDSLLGIVAQRLVRRVCPHCSQAYTPTEEELVRVGINAKQARSGNWQRGKGCSKCFNSGYLGREAIVELLHVDQAVRQAIYEGNIIHLQRQLNSTNFHSFHQAAVEKVMKGTTTVNEIMRVLPISALQSRVATIMPTQPALRLNAV; from the coding sequence ATGCCCCCGGTATTGCCCTTATTACTATGGCGCAATTGCTACTACTTGGGTAGTCCTGTAACCTTGAGTGCAGATGAGGTTCAAAAACTGAAAGACCGGACAGGTTCTGAGATCAAGATTATCCCCATTTCTCTAAAAAGTTATCAAACCTGGTTCCAGCTTCAACATCTCGATTCCAGTTGCATCAGCACTACTACAGCCATCAACCCATTGAGTAGTGAGGCTGATTCTGAAGACATCAGCGAAATTGCCAAGTTCACCCTATCGAAGGCAACCGATCAACTTGAGCGAATTAAAACAATCCTATCCAGTGCTCTCCGTAATCGTGCGAGTGACATCCACCTGGAACCCACCTCGGATGGGCTACGAATTCGCTATCGAATCGATGGTGTACTTCGGGATATAACCACCCTACCTAGCGATATTGGTCGGCGCGTAGTGGTTGCCCTAAAAGTGATGTCTAACCTGGATATTGCAGAGAGTCGTCGGCCACAGGATGGGCGCATTCGGGAGAATTATCAGACCGAGAATGGAGCAGGAGTAGGTCTAGATATGCGGGTTAGTACATTGCCGTGTATTGGAGGTGAAAAAGTGGTGATTCGCCTATTGCCCCAAGAGAACCCCTTTACCGACATTGATAGTCTGGGCTTTTCCCATCAAAGCCTAGAGGTTTACAAAAGCTGGCTGAAACAGCCCCAGGGGATGATCATTTTCACTGGACCAACCGGGTCGGGCAAAACCAGTACCCTGTACACGAGTCTGCAATCTGTTGCAACCGAATCCCTGAATGTGACAACTGTTGAAGATCCGGTTGAATATGTTTTATCAGGGATTACGCAGACTCAGGTTCATGAGGCGGCTGGGATGACTTTTGCGGCTGGCCTCCGAGCCATTTTACGCCAAGATCCAGATGTGATTATGGTGGGTGAAGTTCGCGATCCAGAAACCGCTGAAACTGCTGTACGGGCTGCACTGACTGGCCATTTAGTTTTGACAACCATGCACACAAATGATGCCGTGAGTGCGATTCCTCGCCTGAAGGATATTGGTCCTGATCCCGGATTAGTGAGTGATTCACTACTGGGAATTGTAGCCCAACGGCTAGTTAGGCGCGTTTGCCCCCACTGTTCACAGGCATACACCCCCACCGAAGAGGAGTTAGTACGGGTAGGGATCAATGCCAAACAAGCGAGATCTGGCAATTGGCAACGGGGTAAAGGCTGTTCTAAATGCTTTAACTCAGGTTACTTAGGTCGAGAAGCGATCGTGGAGTTACTACATGTTGATCAAGCTGTTCGCCAAGCAATTTATGAGGGTAATATTATTCACCTTCAGCGTCAGCTTAATTCGACTAACTTTCATTCTTTTCATCAAGCGGCAGTAGAAAAGGTCATGAAAGGAACGACAACTGTCAATGAAATTATGCGAGTTCTACCGATTAGTGCTTTACAGTCAAGGGTGGCAACCATCATGCCGACACAACCGGCCCTGCGTCTAAATGCAGTTTAG
- a CDS encoding sigma-70 family RNA polymerase sigma factor, translated as MDNTFDGESFKQLLEETCRHSPDSLERRRGLTKIIRMIVQSGKLWREATDYYEDALQQTWIYFCQNLCEATTARSAYDLAVGSVTTWLNAYLKRRLQDGRIQKSEESQKRAFLPQSQDESQEGMANPLENLAGNPDIPPLLEETYSWAEQDPTGELRQTHVKNRPDITAQILILRRLPPETSWEVLSQDLKASISTLSGFYQRKCLPLLCQFGQSQGYLD; from the coding sequence ATGGATAACACCTTCGATGGGGAGAGTTTTAAGCAGTTGCTTGAGGAAACCTGTCGGCATTCACCGGATAGCCTAGAGCGTCGGCGCGGGTTAACCAAGATCATTCGGATGATCGTGCAATCGGGTAAACTGTGGCGGGAGGCAACTGACTACTATGAAGACGCCCTCCAACAAACCTGGATCTACTTTTGCCAAAACCTCTGTGAAGCAACGACAGCCCGATCGGCCTATGATCTGGCGGTGGGCAGCGTGACCACTTGGTTAAATGCCTACCTAAAACGTCGCCTTCAAGATGGCCGTATTCAAAAAAGTGAGGAGTCCCAAAAACGCGCATTTCTACCTCAGTCTCAGGATGAATCCCAGGAGGGTATGGCCAATCCACTGGAAAACCTAGCTGGTAATCCAGATATCCCACCGTTACTGGAAGAAACTTATAGCTGGGCTGAACAGGACCCAACCGGGGAATTACGTCAGACTCATGTTAAAAACCGTCCTGATATCACTGCCCAAATCTTGATCTTACGGCGATTACCGCCAGAAACTAGTTGGGAAGTGTTATCACAAGACTTGAAAGCATCAATTAGTACCCTCAGTGGCTTCTATCAGCGTAAATGTCTACCTTTACTCTGTCAATTTGGTCAGTCCCAAGGTTATTTAGATTAG
- a CDS encoding DUF1822 family protein encodes MNIITSEPIPDFSLRLPITRADKVIADRFSRQQPNPVKAEQVYRNTLAILVVKNYLEMLGIVTDLERSYSWNPVVPLAADVADLQVVGRGALECRPIQPGAAICSVPYEVWDDRVGYVVVEVAGQATNPTEARILGFTPTVVSTEVAIATLKPLEDLLEHLATLEKRVSTVTTTVNESQRSLVNLSEWFQGTITEGWRSLQYLLNPEVQVFAFRGRSESGVRETDQQYAGVRKGKVLNLGVQLAEQQVILVIEIKPAESDRFQILIQVHPASETLYLPPNLRLVILDGQDETFLEAKAREADNFIKLSFRGSVGEAFGARVSLEDAVITEYFKI; translated from the coding sequence ATGAACATCATCACATCAGAACCGATCCCAGATTTTTCACTCAGATTGCCAATCACACGGGCTGATAAAGTGATCGCCGATCGTTTCTCGCGACAACAGCCCAACCCAGTGAAGGCAGAGCAGGTTTATCGGAACACGCTGGCCATTTTAGTCGTTAAGAACTATTTGGAAATGCTAGGGATTGTGACCGATCTTGAGCGTAGCTATAGCTGGAATCCTGTTGTTCCCCTAGCAGCCGATGTGGCCGATCTGCAAGTGGTGGGTCGGGGTGCTTTGGAGTGTCGCCCGATCCAACCCGGTGCGGCCATCTGTTCTGTTCCCTATGAGGTTTGGGACGATCGCGTGGGCTATGTGGTGGTCGAGGTTGCCGGTCAGGCTACGAATCCGACGGAAGCAAGGATTTTGGGGTTTACACCAACGGTGGTTTCAACTGAAGTGGCTATCGCAACCCTAAAACCGCTAGAGGACTTATTAGAACATTTAGCCACGTTAGAAAAACGGGTGAGTACGGTCACAACAACTGTCAATGAGAGCCAGCGATCCTTGGTTAACCTGAGTGAATGGTTTCAAGGGACGATCACGGAGGGATGGCGATCGCTCCAGTATCTCCTGAATCCGGAAGTTCAAGTATTTGCCTTCAGAGGTCGTAGTGAGTCTGGGGTCCGCGAAACGGATCAACAATATGCCGGAGTTCGCAAAGGTAAAGTCCTCAATTTAGGGGTACAGCTAGCTGAGCAACAGGTAATTTTGGTGATTGAAATCAAGCCTGCGGAGAGCGATCGCTTCCAAATTCTGATACAAGTGCATCCAGCTAGTGAGACACTCTACCTACCGCCAAACTTGAGGCTTGTGATTTTAGATGGGCAGGACGAAACATTTTTAGAGGCGAAGGCCAGGGAAGCAGATAATTTCATTAAACTCTCGTTCCGTGGCAGCGTCGGGGAAGCGTTTGGGGCTAGAGTGAGCCTAGAAGATGCGGTAATCACCGAATATTTCAAGATCTAG
- a CDS encoding CHAT domain-containing protein, giving the protein MAQLVVFELEGSDLAQPLKVTLEISDQVNYAHTRLISGLPPAPQVAENYDQWHSVYRCLDLDLRLEADAGQVTNVAYTQLISNCYHSTQVLNQSLNEWYRSDNFSRIREKLLEVLNWDQEILIQVRTHNEVLWKLPWHLFFDQFLERYRLAEIVLSVPEYEQVRTNVPATDKVRVLAILGNSAGINVEADRALLESLPQAEVKFLVEPRREALNEQLWEQNWNILFFAGHSSSRGGTGTIYINAEEALTVAEVRYALRESVARGLKLAIFNSCDGLGLAKELSSLNIPQLIIMREPVPDLVAQTFLKFFLNAFSNGKSLYLSVREARERLESLENRFPGASWLPVIFQNSTQALMDWQELRLSTPQRSHPIAPQVPAPTPIPTPTKPPRKTTLKPTQQRPSKQRSFPVKYKALLLGVVAVGLIGGGWLWQQRGGLERLMAVPMTYENAHDGVQMTYLSNWKLSAETNDIILGKVARFTPKSVVAKGGFAEVTIEVIKLRKPMTLTEYTTESVAQIIEYMPGAKILRSNPVMLGERPAHEVIYTGKDEERQVALKAWQVWTIRNDRAYVITYIADEVLYDRFVKDFQRMLDSVTLIW; this is encoded by the coding sequence ATGGCACAGCTAGTAGTCTTTGAGCTAGAGGGAAGCGATCTGGCGCAGCCGCTCAAGGTGACGCTAGAAATTTCGGATCAAGTCAACTATGCCCATACGCGTTTGATCAGTGGTTTGCCGCCAGCCCCACAGGTTGCTGAAAACTATGACCAATGGCATAGTGTCTATCGTTGTTTGGATCTGGATTTACGCTTAGAGGCAGACGCTGGTCAGGTCACGAATGTTGCCTATACCCAGTTAATCAGCAATTGTTATCACTCAACGCAAGTTTTGAACCAAAGTCTCAATGAGTGGTATCGATCGGACAATTTTAGTCGGATTCGGGAAAAATTGCTGGAGGTCCTCAATTGGGATCAGGAAATTTTAATCCAGGTAAGAACGCATAATGAGGTTCTGTGGAAGTTACCCTGGCATTTATTTTTTGATCAGTTTTTAGAACGCTATCGGCTGGCTGAAATCGTCCTCAGTGTTCCGGAATATGAGCAGGTAAGAACAAATGTCCCGGCGACAGATAAGGTTCGGGTTTTAGCGATTTTGGGGAATAGTGCGGGAATTAATGTTGAGGCCGATCGCGCCTTACTGGAGAGTTTACCCCAGGCAGAAGTTAAATTTTTAGTCGAGCCACGTCGTGAGGCATTGAATGAACAATTGTGGGAGCAAAATTGGAATATCCTCTTTTTTGCCGGACATAGTTCTAGCCGAGGGGGAACAGGGACAATTTATATCAATGCAGAGGAGGCATTGACGGTAGCAGAGGTGCGGTATGCCCTGCGAGAATCGGTGGCACGGGGATTAAAGTTGGCGATTTTTAACTCGTGTGATGGGCTGGGGTTGGCGAAGGAATTATCAAGCTTGAATATTCCCCAGTTAATCATTATGCGTGAGCCAGTACCCGATCTGGTAGCGCAGACATTTTTGAAGTTTTTTCTGAATGCATTTTCTAATGGTAAGTCATTATATTTGTCGGTACGGGAAGCGCGGGAACGATTGGAGTCACTCGAAAACCGTTTTCCAGGGGCAAGTTGGTTACCGGTGATTTTCCAAAATTCAACTCAGGCGTTGATGGACTGGCAGGAACTCCGGTTATCGACGCCGCAACGGTCGCACCCGATCGCACCCCAAGTCCCAGCCCCAACGCCAATCCCTACCCCGACTAAGCCACCTCGGAAAACAACGCTTAAACCGACTCAACAGCGCCCGTCTAAACAGCGATCGTTCCCGGTGAAATATAAGGCTTTATTGCTGGGTGTTGTCGCGGTCGGTTTGATCGGTGGTGGGTGGCTGTGGCAGCAAAGAGGTGGACTGGAGCGTCTCATGGCTGTGCCGATGACCTATGAGAATGCCCATGATGGGGTGCAGATGACCTATCTCAGCAATTGGAAGCTATCGGCGGAAACGAACGATATTATTCTGGGGAAGGTTGCAAGGTTCACGCCTAAGTCAGTGGTTGCGAAAGGGGGATTTGCGGAGGTAACGATCGAGGTGATTAAACTGCGAAAACCGATGACGTTGACTGAGTATACTACTGAGTCAGTGGCACAAATTATTGAGTATATGCCAGGAGCAAAAATTCTTCGTTCAAACCCAGTGATGCTAGGGGAACGACCAGCCCACGAGGTCATTTATACTGGGAAGGATGAGGAGCGGCAGGTCGCACTTAAGGCTTGGCAAGTCTGGACGATTCGGAACGATCGGGCCTATGTGATCACCTATATTGCCGATGAGGTACTCTACGATCGTTTTGTAAAGGATTTTCAACGAATGCTAGATAGCGTTACATTAATTTGGTGA
- a CDS encoding COP23 domain-containing protein — protein MKSTFLGQLLIIAILSLRGILASTQSTLAQSRSYHCSEYQGSVAIFLRTTHRGDVPFIVWNERLSSQLGDRCREIADRFQRADDNGTINFMTTGIVNNLPVICVAGFNGGPCLPNGTLITLRANTNSQAILDRIKNRQLPVILGDSNNLLSTNRFNFPMDTCGDTHRNASTWYPVYVNYRESNLRLIRSQYCRDAIRNRREGSKLHSIQVASFIDREDAIRFAELMKEKVGSGEVGLPSRR, from the coding sequence ATGAAGTCAACATTTTTAGGTCAACTATTAATCATTGCTATTCTGTCACTGAGAGGAATACTGGCCAGTACTCAATCAACCTTGGCTCAATCTCGAAGTTATCACTGTAGTGAATATCAAGGCAGTGTAGCCATATTCCTACGCACAACACATCGAGGCGATGTTCCATTTATCGTTTGGAACGAAAGGTTATCGTCACAACTGGGCGATCGCTGCCGGGAAATAGCCGATCGCTTCCAACGCGCTGATGATAACGGGACAATCAATTTTATGACAACTGGTATTGTCAATAATCTCCCTGTCATTTGTGTAGCAGGCTTTAATGGCGGTCCTTGTTTACCAAATGGTACTCTTATTACCCTGAGAGCAAATACCAACTCACAAGCAATCCTCGATCGCATTAAGAATCGACAGTTACCCGTTATCCTGGGCGATAGTAATAACCTTCTGAGTACTAATCGCTTTAATTTTCCAATGGATACCTGCGGTGACACCCATCGTAACGCAAGCACATGGTATCCCGTTTATGTTAACTACAGGGAAAGCAACTTACGTCTGATTCGTTCCCAGTATTGTCGAGATGCCATTCGGAATCGTCGCGAAGGATCAAAATTACACTCTATTCAGGTAGCATCCTTTATCGATCGTGAAGATGCCATCAGATTCGCAGAACTAATGAAAGAAAAAGTAGGTAGTGGTGAAGTTGGTCTACCTTCAAGACGTTAA